A window of Ipomoea triloba cultivar NCNSP0323 chromosome 2, ASM357664v1 contains these coding sequences:
- the LOC116007881 gene encoding elongator complex protein 4-like, giving the protein MAANRPRTSSFSRNIAAAPVSQIPGLKHGPNGTMFLSSGISDLDKILGGGFSLGSLVLVMEDPEAPHHMLLLRNFMSQGIVHKQPLLYASPERDPRSFLGTLPSLMSSKDDKSRDRDTEQDKGLRIAWQYKKYFGEQNSEVQRGGKAEYCNDFDLRKPLERHFLSGQRIDCISLQDFPNLDPLRQCCSTFLAQIPRCDGNMTCTGRIAIQSLCAPQCDFSNNEWDILSFIRSLKCMIRSSNAVAVISFPSSLISPSSLKRWQHLADTLISVRPIPDEDKDLSKLLTGYQDMLGLLNVHKVARINTQVPVILEATTFSIKLHKRRSLILECLNQAPVDGSSGASYGSSGNCSGSSKTGNLDF; this is encoded by the exons ATGGCTGCAAACAGGCCTCGGACTAGCAGTTTCTCTCGCAACATTGCTGCTGCTCCGGTGTCCCAGATTCCTGGACTTAAGCATGGCCCAAATGGCACAATGTTTCTTTCTTCTGGCATATCTGATCTTGACA AGATTTTGGGTGGCGGATTCTCTTTGGGGAGCCTAGTCTTGGTGATGGAAGACCCTGAGGCACCTCATCATATGCTTTTGTTGAGAAATTTTATGTCTCAGGGGATTGTTCACAAACAGCCGCTGCTTTATGCCAGTCCTGAAAGGGATCCCCGTAGTTTTCTTGGTACTTTGCCAAGTCTAATGTCTTCAAAGGATGACAAGTCTCGTGATAGGGACACAGAACAG GACAAGGGTTTAAGAATTGCTTGGCAATATAAGAAGTATTTCGGGGAACAAAATTCAGAGGTTCAGCGAG GTGGAAAAGCTGAATATTGCAATGACTTTGACTTGCGGAAGCCATTAGAGCGGCACTTCCTTAGTGGACAACGCATTGATTGCATTAGTCTTCAGGATTTTCCCAATCTAGACCCTCTACGTCAGTGTTGCTCAACTTTCTTAGCCCAAATCCCAAG ATGTGATGGTAACATGACTTGCACAGGCAGAATTGCCATTCAGTCACTATGTGCTCCTCAGTGCGACTTTTCCAACAAT GAGTGGGACATCCTTTCTTTCATCAGATCTTTGAAATGCATGATACGGTCCTCAAATGCAGTTGCAGTCATATCATTTCCTTCATCTCTTATTTCCCCATCCTCCTTGAAGAGATGGCAGCATCTAGCAGACACATTAATCTCTGTTCGACCAATTCCAG ATGAGGACAAGGACTTGTCAAAGCTTCTCACAGGTTACCAGGACATGCTTGGTCTTCTCAATGTGCACAAAGTGGCACGTATTAATACACAG GTTCCTGTAATTCTTGAAGCGACCACGTTTTCAATTAAACTCCACAAGCGACGATCATTAATTCTAGAGTGTCTAAATCAAGCCCCGGTTGATGGTTCAAGTGGGGCTTCGTATGGTTCTTCTGGTAATTGCTCCGGGAGTTCCAAGACAGGGAACCTTGACTTTTAG